Proteins co-encoded in one Neoarius graeffei isolate fNeoGra1 chromosome 11, fNeoGra1.pri, whole genome shotgun sequence genomic window:
- the htr1b gene encoding 5-hydroxytryptamine receptor 1B → MEPFNTPPSNYGLETNVSSSASDASKTAAKETSVAFQATVGSLLGAITLATTLSNAFVIATISRSRKLHTPANFLIASLALTDLLVSVLVMPVSALYTVSHTWTLGQVVCDIWLSSDITCCTASILHLCVIALDRYWAITDAVEYAKRRTTSRAAAMVATAWVIAISISLPPFFWRQVKAGEVTSCEVNTDHVFYTIYSTFGAFYIPTLLLIALYGRIYVEARRRILRQSPKKFGKRLTSAQLATNSPGSTSSTSARQDDAGSVISDSQVKITVSDSLLEKKRISAARERKATKTLGIILGAYIVCWLPFFIYTLLVPLCPSCHAHPELFDFFTWLGYVNSLINPIIYTMANDDFKTAFQKLVSFRFCVS, encoded by the coding sequence ATGGAGCCATTCAACACACCTCCATCAAATTATGGCTTGGAAACGAATGTCTCCTCCAGTGCTTCGGATGCGTCAAAAACTGCCGCAAAAGAGACAAGTGTGGCTTTCCAGGCGACCGTAGGCTCGCTCCTCGGTGCCATTACGCTCGCTACGACTCTCTCCAACGCGTTCGTGATCGCCACTATTTCCCGCTCGAGGAAACTGCACACGCCGGCCAACTTTCTGATCGCGTCCCTGGCGCTCACCGACCTCCTTGTGTCCGTGCTGGTGATGCCCGTGAGCGCGCTCTATACAGTGAGCCACACGTGGACGCTGGGCCAAGTCGTGTGCGACATCTGGCTGTCGTCGGACATCACCTGTTGCACGGCATCTATACTCCACCTGTGCGTCATCGCCTTGGATCGTTACTGGGCTATCACGGACGCTGTGGAGTACGCGAAAAGGCGCACGACAAGCCGCGCAGCTGCCATGGTGGCCACAGCCTGGGTGATCGCCATCTCCATCAGTCTGCCTCCGTTTTTCTGGCGCCAGGTAAAAGCAGGAGAGGTGACGAGCTGCGAGGTGAACACGGATCACGTCTTTTACACCATCTACTCCACATTCGGCGCTTTCTACATCCCTACGCTGCTGCTCATCGCCCTGTACGGAAGGATCTACGTGGAGGCCAGGCGGCGGATCTTAAGACAGTCGCCCAAAAAGTTTGGGAAGAGACTCACCTCAGCGCAGTTAGCCACCAACTCACCAGGATCGACGTCTTCGACCTCGGCGCGCCAGGATGACGCAGGTTCGGTGATCAGCGACAGCCAGGTCAAAATCACCGTTTCCGACTCGCTTCTGGAGAAAAAGAGGATTTCTGCGGCCAGAGAAAGGAAAGCCACGAAAACTCTGGGCATAATTTTAGGAGCGTATATAGTTTGCTGGCTGCCGTTCTTTATCTACACCCTTCTGGTGCCCCTGTGCCCTTCATGCCACGCGCACCCAGAGCTGTTCGACTTCTTTACGTGGCTCGGCTACGTCAACTCTCTCATCAATCCCATCATATACACAATGGCCAACGATGACTTTAAAACGGCTTTCCAAAAGCTAGTGAGCTTTCGGTTTTGCGTGTCCTGA